A genomic window from Strix uralensis isolate ZFMK-TIS-50842 chromosome 20, bStrUra1, whole genome shotgun sequence includes:
- the OVCA2 gene encoding esterase OVCA2, giving the protein MDGDAPRTSTTPLPAGNGSRPGQAALQAPPAAAPVAPGVPSRPTGAASSRPRSRSPRRGLPPPGGAPAPQRGRASARPPRRPMSALRFGGKGGPSRKWPSRLPVAAGAMSEGRTLRLLGLHGYRQSERRFRQRTGALRKALRGRAELVAVSAPHPVPGGGEDDDDGDDPPRGWWFSGPGTFEAGEVAAAPAGLEESLSAVAAALAEHGPFDGLLGFSQGAALAAMVCALRARGDPRFPVAFAILVAGFASHAPAHSHFYRDPIALPTLHVVGDADAVIAAPLSRELAQHFVEPVVLTHPGGHFIPAAAPQKKAYLDFLDRFCPRQGQAEPPGAGVV; this is encoded by the coding sequence ATGGATGGGGACGCACCCCGTACCTCGACGACACCGCTGCCCGCGGGGAATGGCTCCCGGCCAGGCCAAGCCGCGCTGCAGGCTCCGCCCGCGGCAGCCCCGGTCGCACCGGGGGTCCCGTCCCGCCCCACCggcgccgcctcctcccgccctcGGTCTCGCTCCCCGCGCCGCGGCctcccgccgccagggggcgcgcCGGCGCCTCAGCGCGGAAGAGCGtcggcccgcccgccgcgccggccAATGAGCGCGCTGCGTTTCGGCGGGAAGGGGGGGCCTAGCCGGAAGTGGCCCTCCCGACTTCCGGTGGCGGCAGGCGCCATGTCGGAGGGGCGGACTCTGCGGCTGCTGGGGCTGCACGGTTACCGGCAGAGCGAGCGGCGCTTCCGCCAGCGCACCGGCGCGCTGCGCAAGGCCCTGCGTGGCCGCGCAGAGCTGGTGGCGGTCAGCGCGCCGCACCCCGTGCCCGGTGGCGGCGaggacgacgacgacggggaCGACCCCCCCCGCGGCTGGTGGTTCTCTGGGCCCGGCACCTTTGAGGCgggggaggtggcggcggcgccggcggggcTGGAGGAGTCGCTGTCGGCCGTGGCGGCGGCTCTGGCAGAGCACGGGCCTTTTGACGGGCTGCTGGGCTTCAGCCAGGGTGCGGCACTGGCTGCCATGGTGTGTGCCCTGCGGGCCCGCGGTGACCCCCGCTTCCCCGTGGCCTTTGCCATCCTAGTGGCCGGCTTTGCCAGCCACGCCCCAGCCCACAGTCACTTCTACCGGGACCCCATCGCCCTGCCCACGCTGCACGTCGTGGGCGATGCTGACGCCGTCATCGCTGCCCCCCTCAGCAGGGAGCTGGCCCAGCACTTCGTGGAGCCTGTTGTCCTCACCCACCCCggtgggcacttcatccctgcGGCTGCGCCACAGAAGAAGGCCTACCTGGACTTCTTGGACCGTTTCTGCCCCAGACAGGGACAGGCTGAGCCCCCAGGGGCTGGGGTAGTTTGA
- the HIC1 gene encoding hypermethylated in cancer 1 protein produces MRVHRDLGWLAEATGRPGRRARSGMLDAMEVPSHSRQLLLQLNTQRTKGFLCDVIIVVQNALFRAHKNILAASSAYLKSLVVHDNLLNLDHEMVSPGIFRLILDFIYTGRLAECEPGSEQSLGAVLAAASYLQIPGLVALCKKKLKRSGKYCHLRGGYAPYKLGRGLRAATPVIQACYSGTPRPVDLPPVEPAAPLNTQCGELYASAAQGAPLHPHGLCPPERHCSPPCGLDLSKKSPTGPSAQLLPTDRLLPGEPREPSLPPRHDSPPVSAGLLAGHAAAYKDSPPGGEPGGHPHAPDPFRSTPPCAEPPLPRADGRELMYRWMKHEPLGPYLDEGEAEKELEREEKAESPPAAPQPRYPSVESNDLEPDNSTSEETGSSEGPSPGDALDRYCNHLGYEPESLGDNLYVCIPCGKGFPSSEQLNAHVEAHNEEELYHKAAAEQAVPFLDKGGPGLGDILRPYRCSSCDKSYKDPATLRQHEKTHWLTRPYPCTICGKKFTQRGTMTRHMRSHLGLKPFACDACGMRFTRQYRLTEHMRIHSGEKPYECQVCGGKFAQQRNLISHMKMHAAGPDGKAKLDFPDSVYAMARLTADQLGLKQEKAAELLSHTSHFLSDPKAMESLYPLAKFTAEHLGLSQDKAAEVLAQAPHLHAEAARTIERYSPP; encoded by the exons aTGAGAGTTCACCGAGACCTCGGCTGGTTGGCGGAGGCCACCGGGCGCCCAG GGCGGCGGGCGAGGAGCGGGATGCTGGACGCCATGGAGGTGCCGAGCCACTCgcggcagctgctgctgcagctgaacacGCAGCGCACCAAGGGCTTCCTGTGCGACGTGATCATCGTGGTGCAGAACGCGCTCTTCCGCGCGCACAAGAACATCCTGGCGGCCAGCAGCGCCTACCTCAAGTCGCTGGTGGTGCACGACAACCTGCTCAACCTGGACCACGAGATGGTGAGCCCCGGCATCTTCCGCCTCATCCTCGACTTCATCTACACCGGCCGCTTGGCCGAGTGCGAGCCGGGCAGCGAGCAGAGCCTGGGCGCCGTGCTGGCCGCCGCCAGCTACCTCCAGATCCCCGGCTTGGTGGCCCTTTGTAAGAAGAAGCTGAAACGCAGCGGCAAGTACTGCCACCTGCGCGGGGGCTACGCGCCCTACAAGctgggccgggggctgcgcgCCGCCACGCCGGTCATCCAGGCCTGCTACTCGGGGACACCGCGGCCCGTGGACCTGCCGCCCGTGGAGCCGGCGGCGCCGCTCAACACGCAGTGCGGGGAGCTGTACGCCTCGGCCGCCCAGGGCGCCCCGCTGCACCCCCACGGGCTGTGCCCGCCCGAGCGCCACTGCTCGCCGCCCTGCGGCCTTGACCTTTCCAAGAAGAGCCCCACCGGCCCCTccgcccagctcctgcccaccgACCGCCTGCTGCCCGGCGAGCCCCGCGAGCCCTCGCTGCCCCCGCGGCATGACAGCCCCCCCGTCAGCGCTGGCCTCCTGGCCGGCCACGCCGCTGCCTACAAGGACTCCCCGCCGGGTGGCGAGCCGGGGGGGCACCCCCATGCCCCCGACCCCTTCCGCAGCACGCCGCCCTGCGCCGAGCCCCCGCTGCCCCGTGCCGACGGGCGCGAGCTGATGTACCGCTGGATGAAGCACGAGCCCCTGGGCCCCTACCTGGACGAGGGGGAGGCGGAGAAGGAGCTGGAGCGGGAGGAAAAGGCCGAGTCGCCGCCCGCGGCGCCACAGCCCCGCTACCCTAGCGTGGAGAGCAACGACCTGGAGCCCGATAACAGCACGAGTGAGGAGACGGGCAGCAGCGAGGGCCCCTCACCTGGCGACGCGCTGGACCGCTACTGCAACCACCTGGGCTACGAGCCGGAGAGCCTGGGTGACAACCTGTACGTCTGCATCCCCTGCGGCAAGGGCTTCCCCAGCTCCGAGCAGCTCAATGCCCACGTGGAGGCCCACAACGAAGAGGAGCTCTATCACAAGGCGGCGGCTGAGCAGGCCGTGCCCTTCCTGGACAAGGGTGGCCCGGGGCTGGGTGACATCCTGCGGCCCTACCGCTGCTCCTCCTGCGACAAGTCCTACAAGGACCCGGCCACGCTGCGGCAGCACGAGAAGACGCACTGGCTGACGCGCCCTTACCCCTGCACCATCTGCGGCAAGAAGTTCACGCAACGTGGCACCATGACCCGCCACATGCGCAGCCACCTCGGCCTCAAGCCCTTCGCCTGCGATGCCTGCGGGATGCGCTTCACCCGCCAGTACCGCCTGACCGAGCACATGCGCATCCACTCGGGCGAGAAGCCCTATGAGTGCCAGGTGTGCGGCGGGAAGTTCGCCCAGCAGCGCAACCTCATCAGCCACATGAAGATGCACGCGGCCGGCCCCGACGGCAAAGCCAAGCTGGACTTCCCCGACAGCGTCTACGCCATGGCCCGTCTCACCGCCGACCAGCTGGGGCTCAAGCAGGAGAAGGCGGCCGAGCTGCTCTCCCACACCTCGCACTTCCTCAGCGACCCCAAGGCCATGGAGAGCCTCTACCCGCTGGCCAAGTTCACGGCCGAGCACCTGGGGCTGAGCCAGGACAAGGCGGCCGAGGTGCTGGCGCAAGCTCCGCACCTCCACGCCGAGGCTGCCCGGACCATAGAGCGATACTCACCCCCCTAg